Proteins encoded together in one Bacillota bacterium window:
- the cpaB gene encoding Flp pilus assembly protein CpaB — protein MPHRHRILLSLLLAILATLFALHHLHALEERVVSTETGQVIVAARSISKGTQLTADMLASISMAEEHIPANAITEVSQVLGRTTLTDLATGSLLLWEHINTGKTLAQRLPSATYALTLAVDERSSQAGLLRPGDYVDVIGVVTGNSLPGPTSIRVLQKVPVMAVQGSLDPGATSVTSGRTTVTLGVSPEEAQLLALFEDYSSLRLVLCSQLGPDDETSTDPVELREVLARWGLSFEKEAGSLGTEWTNLLQGIGWPRESSLESNLSTGLQGEIIRGTEVQIRNLN, from the coding sequence ATGCCCCATAGACACCGCATTCTTCTTTCCCTCCTGTTGGCCATTTTAGCCACCTTGTTTGCGCTTCATCATCTCCATGCCCTGGAGGAAAGGGTGGTCAGCACCGAGACCGGCCAAGTGATTGTGGCGGCTAGGTCAATTTCGAAGGGGACGCAGCTTACGGCGGATATGCTGGCCTCCATATCCATGGCCGAGGAGCACATTCCCGCCAATGCAATTACTGAAGTGTCCCAGGTCCTGGGCCGGACCACCTTGACAGATCTCGCTACTGGCAGCCTTTTGCTTTGGGAGCATATCAACACAGGGAAAACGCTGGCCCAAAGGTTGCCCAGTGCCACGTATGCCCTCACTTTGGCGGTGGATGAGCGGAGCTCCCAAGCTGGGCTATTGCGGCCGGGTGATTACGTGGATGTGATCGGTGTGGTTACGGGTAATAGCTTGCCGGGTCCCACAAGTATTCGGGTGCTCCAGAAGGTACCGGTGATGGCCGTACAGGGCTCCCTGGATCCGGGAGCCACGTCCGTCACTTCTGGACGGACCACCGTCACCCTGGGGGTGTCTCCCGAAGAGGCACAGCTTTTGGCCCTCTTCGAAGACTACAGTAGTCTGCGTTTAGTCCTTTGTTCCCAACTGGGGCCCGACGACGAAACGTCCACAGACCCCGTGGAGTTGAGGGAAGTCTTGGCCCGTTGGGGCCTTTCCTTTGAGAAGGAAGCGGGTTCTTTGGGGACGGAATGGACCAACCTACTTCAGGGGATCGGTTGGCCCCGGGAAAGCAGTCTGGAGTCTAATCTTTCCACTGGTCTGCAAGGGGAGATTATTCGAGGAACAGAGGTCCAGATTCGGAACCTCAATTAG